The Triticum dicoccoides isolate Atlit2015 ecotype Zavitan chromosome 6A, WEW_v2.0, whole genome shotgun sequence genome has a window encoding:
- the LOC119317213 gene encoding protein disulfide isomerase-like 5-3: MPPMAVDKQRLLPLFVLALVTPACLASGGEEPARFQIPRDGSVVELDEGNFEAAVAAVDFLFVDFHAPWCGHCKRLSPQLDEAAPVLAGLSTPIVVAKVNAEKYKKLRSKYGVDGFPTLMLFDHGVPTEYTGSRKAGQLVESLRKLVAPDVSVLTSDAAIKSFVQEAGVGFPLFIGFGVDESSIAEYGARYKKKAWFSTAKDFSEDLMAVYDFDKIPALVSLNPKYNEQSVFYGPFEGTFLEDFIRQSLLPITVPINAETVKMLKDDDRKVVLAVLQDDSDETSMRLIKVLRSAANANHDLVFGYVGVNQWEEFTEPFHDSKSSQLPKLVVWDKDEEYEVVEGLENLEEGDHGSQISRFLEAYRAGRTIKKTFGRRFPTLLGVNALYILLLLVAVLVVLMFFSGQGKEVRQPTRAHQE, translated from the exons ATGCCGCCGATGGCCGTGGACAAGCAGCGGCTGCTTCCTCTCTTCGTTCTCGCTTTAGTGACGCCGGCCTGCTTGGCTAGTGGCGGAGAGGAGCCGGCGAGGTTCCAGATCCCACGAGACGGGAGCGTTGTGGAGCTGGACGAGGGCAACTTCGAGGCGGCGGTGGCCGCCGTCGATTTCCTCTTCGTGGACTTCCACGCCCCGTGGTGCGGCCACTGCAAACGCCTCTCCCCGCAG TTGGATGAAGCTGCTCCGGTTCTTGCTGGGCTGAGCACGCCAATTGTAGTcgcgaaagtaaatgcagagaaatACAAAAAGCTTAGGTCCAAATATGGAGTAGA TGGCTTCCCCACTCTTATGCTTTTTGACCATGGAGTCCCCACAGAGTACACTGGTTCAAGGAAGGCGGGCCAGCTCGTTGAGAGCCTCAGGAAGCTCGTCGCACCTGATGTTTCTGTTCTCACGTCCGATGCAGCAATCAAAAGTTTTGTCCAGGAAGCTGGTGTGGGTTTTCCATTATTTATTGGATTTGGGGTGGATGAATCCTCCATTGCCGAGTATGGAGCAAGGTACAAGAAGAAGGCATGGTTTTCTACAGCAAAGGATTTCTCTGAGGATTTGATGGCCGTGTATGATTTTGACAAGATTCCAGCATTGGTTTCGCTCAACCCAAAATATAACGAGCAGAGTGTCTTTTATGGCCCCTTTGAAG GAACCTTCTTGGAGGATTTTATACGGCAATCCCTGCTTCCGATAACTGTGCCCATCAATGCAGAGACTGTTAAGATGTTAAAAGATGATGATAGGAAAGTTGTCCTTGCAGTTCTGCAGGATGATTCTGATGAAACTTCCATGCGGTTGATAAAAGTTTTAAGGTCTGCAGCCAATGCAAACCATGACCTAGTGTTTGGATATGTGGGAGTCAACCAATGGGAAGAATTCACCGAGCCTTTCCATGATTCTAAGAGCTCACAGCTGCCAAAATTGGTAGTCTGGGACAAAGATGAGGAGTATGAAGTG GTTGAGGGTTTAGAGAATTTGGAAGAAGGTGATCATGGATCCCAAATTAGTCGTTTCCTCGAGGCATATAGAGCTGGAAGAACAATAAAGAAGACATTTGGCAGACGTTTCCCAACGCTGCTCGGCGTGAATGCGTTGTACATCCTCCTCTTATTGGTGGCTGTGCTTGTTGTTCTGATGTTTTTCTCTGGGCAAGGCAAGGAAGTTCGCCAGCCAACACGAGCCCATCAAGAATGA
- the LOC119317214 gene encoding trafficking protein particle complex subunit 12-like produces the protein MSATSALGSPATSAAAAPLPDLSIPYDLATRGQWQALLANLAHPSHAHHPHHRLLLSALSALSLAKLRRFSDGAALLASLHPDPGCPPPPFLLRLLHALLPLFFPDRPLALDRLYTLLSSVRARPDAQHPEWRRRDALVSSILASDHLAHREFDVAIALVAELVAREPDNPVLLSRLAYAHLQIGNLAAASAVFQHVESVAAGDSSHDSLLSRNRALECIVAKDYAAAVREYERCIEADPADAIAVNNKALCLMYSRDLGDAIKVLEGALETMPTAALNETVVVNLCSMYELAFVNHGEVKRTLADWIARVAPDDFDKSCTRM, from the coding sequence ATGTCTGCCACTTCCGCCCTGGGGTCTCCGGcgacctccgccgccgcggcccctcTGCCCGACCTCTCCATCCCCTATGATCTAGCCACGCGTGGACAGTGGCAAGCGCTGCTCGCGAACCTCGCCCACCCCTCCCACGCCCATCACCCGCACCACCGCCTCCTCTTATCTGCGCTCTCGGCGCTCTCCCTCGCCAAGCTCCGCCGCTTCTCCGACGGCGCCGCCCTACTGGCCTCACTTCACCCAGATCCCGGCTGCCCGCCGCCGCCCTTTCTTCTCCGCCTCCTGCACGCTCTCCTCCCGCTCTTCTTCCCCGACCGCCCCCTCGCTCTCGACCGCCTCTACACGCTCCTCTCATCGGTCCGCGCCCGCCCTGACGCCCAGCATCCCGAGTGGCGCCGTCGTGACGCCCTCGTCTCGTCAATCCTCGCCTCCGATCACCTCGCCCACCGAGAGTTCGACGTCGCCATTGCCCTCGTCGCTGAACTCGTCGCCCGCGAGCCGGACAACCCGGTCCTGCTCTCCCGCCTCGCCTATGCCCACCTCCAGATCGGCAACCTCGCTGCCGCCTCCGCGGTCTTCCAACACGTCGAATCCGTCGCGGCCGGCGACTCCTCTCACGACAGCCTCCTGTCTCGCAACCGCGCGCTCGAGTGCATCGTGGCTAAGGACTATGCCGCAGCGGTGCGGGAGTACGAGCGCTGTATTGAAGCTGACCCGGCTGACGCCATCGCCGTGAACAACAAGGCGCTGTGCCTAATGTACTCGCGAGACCTCGGCGACGCCATCAAGGTGCTTGAGGGCGCGCTGGAGACGATGCCCACGGCGGCGCTCAACGAGACAGTGGTGGTCAATTTGTGTAGCATGTACGAGCTTGCCTTCGTCAACCATGGTGAGGTCAAGCGAACCCTTGCCGATTGGATCGCGAGGGTGGCACCAGACGACTTCGACAAGTCCTGCACACGCATGTAG